Proteins encoded together in one Vigna angularis cultivar LongXiaoDou No.4 chromosome 5, ASM1680809v1, whole genome shotgun sequence window:
- the LOC108319639 gene encoding scarecrow-like protein 30, with the protein MLSMDSLLDNFPGSVNGFISENDSVSLFTNQNRVSEFKLDDSSVSVFTNPNGGREFKLDDSRSPSESASDDAPSSGTSSDGEHTESTKLCNPMLRFISDILMDEEDDLERKPCMLQDCLRLQAAEKSFYDALVHSYPSSPRQFNDNPDPDDNFGGTTSSESYGSYTTDHSCESDKFNGAGDFESYLLQRSLHNSPEHAYVTPDLIREAQAGFQFSNGAWNLIQSQNKAGVIEESVTRTGKGSREKRSHLMKDDVSHEEEERSNKLSAVYSDDSESCSMFDEVLLCNDGKSPAFCKSDREPSSLQLADSGGSNGKKTRSKKGSNKGKNARTTVDLWTLLTQCAQAVASFDPRTANEILKQIRQHSSPLGDGLQRLAHYFADGLETRLAAGTPKFMLFQSASAADMLKAYRVYVTSSPFHWMSFFMANRTILKFTQSESSIHIIDFGISYGFQWPCLIQRLSQRPGGPPKIRITGIDFPQSGFRPAERVEETGRRLEKYCKRFGVPFEYNCLAQKWETIRLEDLKLDRSEVTVVNCMYRLKNLSDETVTVDCPRDAVLRLIRRINPTIFMHGVGNGTYNAPFFLTRFREALFHFSALFDMFEANVPREDPSRLMFEKGLFGRDAINVIACEGAERVERPETYKQWHVRNQRARFKQLSLNRDLVNKVKEMVKKEYHKDFTVDEDGKWVLQGWKGRILFALSCWVPA; encoded by the coding sequence ATGCTCTCCATGGATTCCCTTTTGGACAATTTTCCTGGTTCGGTAAATGGGTTCATATCTGAAAACGATTCTGTCTCGTTGTTTACGAATCAGAACAGGGTAAGTGAGTTCAAGTTGGATGATTCATCTGTCTCGGTGTTTACGAATCCGAACGGGGGAAGGGAATTCAAGTTGGATGATTCGCGTTCCCCGTCAGAGTCTGCCTCTGATGATGCTCCCTCTTCTGGGACAAGCTCTGACGGAGAACACACAGAGAGTACTAAACTCTGCAATCCCATGCTCAGGTTTATAAGTGATATCCTCATGGATGAAGAGGATGATTTGGAGCGCAAGCCCTGCATGTTGCAGGATTGTTTGAGACTCCAGGCTGCTGAAAAATCATTCTATGATGCTTTGGTTCATAGTTACCCATCATCACCTCGTCAATTTAACGATAACCCTGACCCAGATGATAATTTTGGTGGAACCACTAGTTCTGAGAGTTACGGCAGTTATACCACTGACCATTCATGCGAGTCTGATAAGTTTAACGGTGCTGGTGATTTTGAGTCTTATTTGCTACAAAGATCGTTGCATAATTCTCCGGAACACGCTTATGTTACTCCTGATCTGATTAGAGAGGCACAAGCTGGGTTCCAATTTTCAAATGGAGCTTGGAATTTGATTCAGTCGCAGAACAAGGCGGGCGTAATTGAAGAGAGTGTGACGAGGACAGGCAAAGGATCAAGGGAGAAGAGGAGCCATCTCATGAAAGATGATGTCTCACATGAAGAAGAGGAGAGAAGCAATAAGCTTTCAGCTGTCTACTCTGATGATTCGGAGTCATGTAGCATGTTCGATGAAGTGCTGCTTTGCAATGATGGCAAGAGTCCAGCCTTTTGTAAATCTGACCGTGAACCTTCATCATTACAGCTTGCTGATTCAGGAGGATCTAATGGGAAGAAAACACGTTCGAAGAAAGGTTCCAACAAGGGAAAAAATGCAAGAACAACGGTGGATTTATGGACTTTGCTAACTCAATGCGCACAAGCTGTGGCTAGCTTTGACCCAAGGACTGCAAATGAAATCCTCAAGCAGATTAGGCAGCACTCTTCACCTTTAGGCGATGGACTTCAGCGCTTGGCTCACTACTTTGCCGATGGCCTTGAGACAAGGTTAGCTGCTGGGACACCAAAGTTCATGCTGTTTCAGTCAGCATCTGCTGCAGATATGTTAAAAGCTTACAGAGTGTATGTCACATCATCACCATTTCACTGGATGTCATTTTTCATGGCTAACCGTACTATTCTGAAGTTTACACAAAGTGAAAGCAGTATTCACATTATTGACTTTGGGATTAGCTATGGTTTCCAGTGGCCTTGCCTCATCCAACGGCTTTCACAGAGACCAGGCGGTCCTCCAAAGATTCGTATAACAGGAATTGATTTTCCTCAGTCAGGGTTTAGGCCAGCTGAAAGGGTAGAGGAGACGGGGCGACGCTTAGAGAAGTACTGCAAGAGATTTGGAGTCCCTTTTGAGTACAATTGCCTTGCTCAGAAATGGGAAACCATAAGACTTGAGGACCTCAAACTTGATAGGAGTGAAGTAACTGTGGTTAACTGTATGTACAGATTGAAGAACCTGTCGGATGAAACTGTGACTGTAGACTGTCCTAGAGATGCGGTGCTGAGGTTGATCAGGAGGATCAATCCGACCATCTTCATGCATGGGGTTGGCAATGGCACCTACAATGCACCATTCTTCTTGACAAGGTTCAGGGAAGCACTCTTCCACTTCTCAGCATTGTTTGATATGTTTGAAGCTAATGTGCCTCGGGAAGATCCATCTAGACTTATGTTTGAGAAAGGGTTGTTTGGAAGGGACGCAATCAATGTCATAGCATGTGAGGGGGCAGAGAGGGTTGAAAGGCCAGAGACCTACAAGCAATGGCATGTTAGAAACCAGAGAGCAAGGTTCAAGCAACTTTCATTGAACAGAGACCTCGTGAACAAAGTAAAGGAAATGGTGAAGAAGGAATATCATAAAGATTTTACAGTAGATGAGGATGGCAAGTGGGTTTTGCAAGGATGGAAAGGACGTATTCTTTTTGCTCTTTCTTGTTGGGTTCCTGCTTGA